One part of the Candidatus Dependentiae bacterium genome encodes these proteins:
- a CDS encoding peptide chain release factor 2: protein MLIDELREKLKSVEPDLKTINLFWENNKLEDKYNTLNQTINSEEFWKHPNQINLSKEFQNIKELREDYSTINNSFKDLCELIELFGEDENELNKVKGEIHQLCRKISKFKIELLLNKEEDKYNCFLSINSGAGGTESQDWANILLRMYLRFCEREGFKVDVLDYQDGEEAGIKSAVLFIRGKNAFGLLKAENGIHRLVRISPFDANKKRHTSFAAITATPEIADAKIEIKDEDLRVDTYRAGGKGGQHVNKTDSAVRITHIPSGIVVQCQNERSQLQNKQTAMKMLMAKLVEVQEQEKKTKESSVERKKIEWGSQIRSYVLHPYKMVKDHRTDLESPQPDLVLDGDIMPFIEKYLISANG, encoded by the coding sequence ATAAATACAACACTTTAAATCAAACAATAAATTCTGAAGAGTTCTGGAAACATCCTAACCAAATAAATTTGTCCAAAGAATTCCAAAACATAAAAGAACTCCGTGAAGACTACTCTACTATCAATAATTCATTTAAAGATCTTTGCGAACTTATCGAACTTTTTGGCGAAGATGAAAACGAGTTAAATAAAGTAAAAGGAGAGATTCACCAACTCTGTAGAAAAATTAGCAAATTCAAAATCGAACTTTTATTAAACAAAGAAGAAGATAAATATAATTGCTTCTTATCAATAAATTCGGGAGCTGGTGGAACAGAATCCCAGGATTGGGCCAATATCCTTCTTAGAATGTATTTAAGATTTTGCGAACGTGAAGGTTTCAAAGTTGACGTTCTAGATTATCAAGATGGTGAAGAAGCAGGAATCAAATCTGCTGTTTTATTTATCCGCGGTAAAAATGCTTTTGGGTTACTAAAAGCTGAAAATGGTATTCATCGCTTAGTTAGAATTTCCCCTTTTGATGCAAACAAAAAAAGACATACATCATTTGCCGCTATAACAGCAACTCCAGAAATTGCAGATGCTAAAATTGAAATTAAAGATGAAGATTTACGAGTCGATACTTACCGTGCCGGTGGAAAAGGTGGACAACACGTCAACAAAACAGACTCGGCTGTACGAATAACACATATTCCATCAGGAATAGTAGTTCAATGTCAAAATGAAAGATCGCAACTGCAAAATAAGCAAACCGCTATGAAAATGCTTATGGCTAAATTAGTAGAAGTACAAGAACAAGAAAAGAAGACTAAAGAATCTTCAGTTGAAAGAAAGAAAATTGAATGGGGCTCTCAAATTCGCTCTTATGTTCTTCACCCTTATAAAATGGTAAAAGATCATAGAACTGATTTGGAATCACCGCAACCTGATTTAGTACTTGATGGTGACATTATGCCTTTTATCGAAAAATATTTAATCTCTGCAAATGGATAA
- the tilS gene encoding tRNA lysidine(34) synthetase TilS — protein MILEKIKTKVLSLTKSTSKPKIILGLSGGADSTFLFHALKNLHHENKITLIAAHLNHGWRQEAIIDENFCRDLCNQFQIQLEIVNASSFDPIKSNGSKEELGRNLRRQFFDESVQKHNADFVALAHHLQDQQETFLWRILRGTTLSGLTCMKEIDGFYIRPLLDISKDEILNYLKENNLTYIEDESNYSEKFLRNRIRKNIIPALRECDSRFDIKFQDTLTALIKENEFLDQLTNDIFINMFQQNDKLLIGNLKTFLATHEVLQNRLIIKWLCSEKVKFQISSNFISEIIKFLKSKEGGSHTLHQNWKINKKGTSFWISK, from the coding sequence ATGATTTTAGAAAAAATAAAAACCAAAGTTTTATCATTAACCAAATCTACCAGCAAGCCTAAAATAATTTTGGGCTTGTCTGGCGGTGCCGACTCTACTTTTCTTTTTCATGCATTAAAAAATCTTCATCATGAAAACAAAATCACACTTATTGCCGCACATTTAAATCATGGTTGGAGACAAGAAGCGATAATCGATGAAAATTTTTGCAGAGATTTATGTAATCAATTTCAAATACAACTCGAGATAGTAAATGCATCTTCATTTGATCCTATAAAATCAAATGGCTCCAAAGAAGAACTCGGAAGAAACCTACGTAGACAATTCTTTGATGAATCAGTACAAAAACATAATGCTGATTTCGTAGCACTTGCACATCACTTGCAAGACCAACAAGAAACATTTTTGTGGCGAATTTTACGCGGAACAACTTTGAGCGGTTTAACATGTATGAAAGAAATAGATGGATTTTACATTCGTCCACTTCTTGATATTTCAAAAGATGAAATCTTAAATTATTTAAAAGAAAACAATCTTACATATATAGAAGACGAAAGTAATTATAGTGAAAAATTTCTGCGTAATCGCATTCGTAAAAATATAATTCCAGCTCTCAGAGAATGCGATAGTCGCTTTGATATTAAATTTCAAGATACTCTTACCGCGCTCATCAAAGAAAATGAATTTTTAGATCAATTAACAAACGACATATTTATCAATATGTTTCAACAAAATGATAAACTGCTTATTGGTAATTTAAAAACATTCCTTGCGACGCATGAAGTTTTACAAAATAGATTAATCATCAAATGGCTTTGCAGTGAAAAAGTAAAATTTCAGATTAGTTCCAATTTTATAAGCGAAATAATCAAATTCTTAAAATCCAAAGAAGGCGGATCACATACACTTCATCAAAATTGGAAAATCAATAAAAAAGGCACTTCTTTTTGGATTTCAAAGTAA